The following proteins come from a genomic window of Achromobacter sp. AONIH1:
- the hutH gene encoding histidine ammonia-lyase, translated as MDLHLKPGQLTLSDLRQVYHQPQRLTLDPSAAGPIDASVACVERIIAEDRTAYGINTGFGLLASTRIAREDLEALQSSLVLSHAAGVGEPLDDAMVRLIMVLKINSLARGYSGIRRKVIDALIALVNAEVYPHIPLKGSVGASGDLAPLAHMSLLLLGENRARHRGEWLPARQALEIAGLQPFTLAAKEGLALLNGTQVSTAYALRGLFEAEDLMSAALVCGGLSVEAMLGSRAPFDPRIHAARGQRGQIDVAAVYRDLLTDDSEVGHSHADCGKVQDPYSLRCQPQVMGACLTQIRQAAEVLAVEANAVSDNPLVFAAEGDVISGGNFHAEPVAMAADNLALALAEIGALSERRISLMMDKHMSQLPPFLVNNGGVNSGFMIAQVTAAALASDNKALAHPASVDSLPTSANQEDHVSMAPNAGKRLWPMAENVRDILAIEWLGACQGLDFREGLKTSPKLERARQLLRQKVAHYEKDRFFAPDIEQASALIAGRSLNALMPAGLLPSL; from the coding sequence ATGGATTTGCACTTGAAACCCGGCCAACTCACGCTGTCCGACCTGCGCCAGGTCTACCACCAGCCGCAGCGCCTGACCCTGGATCCGTCGGCGGCCGGCCCGATCGACGCCAGCGTGGCCTGCGTGGAGCGCATCATCGCCGAGGACCGCACCGCCTACGGCATCAACACCGGCTTCGGCCTGCTGGCGTCCACCCGCATCGCGCGCGAGGACCTGGAAGCGCTGCAAAGCTCGCTGGTGCTGTCGCACGCGGCCGGCGTGGGCGAGCCGTTGGACGACGCCATGGTGCGTCTGATCATGGTGCTGAAGATCAACAGCCTGGCGCGCGGCTACTCCGGCATCCGCCGCAAGGTCATCGACGCGCTGATCGCGCTGGTCAACGCCGAGGTCTATCCGCACATTCCGCTCAAGGGCTCGGTGGGCGCGTCGGGCGACCTGGCGCCGCTGGCGCACATGTCCCTGCTGCTGCTGGGCGAGAACCGCGCGCGCCATCGCGGCGAGTGGCTGCCGGCCCGCCAGGCGCTGGAAATCGCCGGCCTGCAGCCGTTCACGCTGGCGGCCAAGGAAGGCCTGGCGCTGTTGAACGGCACCCAGGTGTCGACCGCCTATGCGCTGCGCGGCCTGTTCGAGGCCGAGGACCTCATGTCCGCGGCGCTGGTCTGCGGCGGCCTGAGCGTGGAAGCCATGCTGGGCTCGCGCGCGCCCTTCGATCCGCGCATCCACGCGGCGCGCGGCCAGCGCGGCCAGATCGACGTGGCCGCCGTCTACCGCGACTTGCTGACCGACGACAGCGAGGTTGGCCATTCGCACGCCGACTGCGGCAAGGTGCAGGATCCCTATTCGTTGCGCTGCCAGCCGCAGGTCATGGGCGCCTGCCTGACGCAGATCCGCCAGGCCGCCGAGGTGCTGGCAGTCGAGGCCAATGCCGTGTCGGACAACCCGCTGGTGTTCGCCGCCGAGGGCGACGTGATCTCGGGCGGCAACTTCCATGCCGAGCCGGTGGCCATGGCCGCCGACAATCTGGCGCTGGCGCTGGCCGAGATAGGCGCGCTGTCCGAACGCCGCATCTCGCTGATGATGGACAAGCACATGTCGCAGCTGCCGCCCTTCCTGGTGAACAACGGCGGTGTGAACTCCGGATTCATGATCGCCCAGGTGACGGCCGCCGCGCTGGCCAGCGACAACAAGGCGCTGGCGCATCCGGCCAGCGTCGACAGCCTGCCCACCTCAGCCAACCAGGAAGATCACGTGTCGATGGCGCCGAACGCGGGCAAGCGCCTGTGGCCGATGGCCGAGAACGTGCGCGACATCCTGGCCATCGAATGGCTGGGCGCCTGCCAGGGCCTGGATTTCCGCGAGGGCCTGAAGACCTCGCCCAAGCTGGAGCGCGCGCGCCAGCTGCTGCGCCAGAAGGTGGCGCACTACGAGAAGGACCGCTTCTTCGCGCCCGACATCGAACAGGCCAGCGCGCTGATCGCCGGACGCAGCCTGAACGCGCTCATGCCGGCGGGCCTGTTGCCCAGTCTGTAA
- a CDS encoding S-(hydroxymethyl)glutathione dehydrogenase/class III alcohol dehydrogenase yields MKSRAAVAFGPGKPLEIVEIDVAPPRRGEVLVRITHTGVCHTDAFTLSGDDPEGLFPAVLGHEGAGVVVEVGEGVTSLQPGDHVIPLYTAECRECKFCLSGKTNLCQKVRATQGKGVMPDGSSRFSYEGKPLYHYMGCSTFSEYTVVNEISLAKINPAAPHEKVCLLGCGVTTGLGAVHNTAKVKEGDTVAVFGLGGIGLAVIQGAVQAKAGRIIAIDTNPNKFILARAMGATDCVNPKDHDRPIQDVIVELTDGGVDFSFECIGNVNVMRAALECCHKGWGESIIIGVAGAGQEISTRPFQLVTGRVWRGSAFGGVKGRTQLPGMVEDAMSGKIDLDPFVTHTLPLDRINEAFDLMHEGKSIRTVIHY; encoded by the coding sequence ATGAAATCACGCGCAGCAGTCGCATTCGGACCCGGCAAGCCGCTGGAAATCGTTGAAATCGACGTGGCGCCGCCGCGGCGCGGGGAAGTGCTGGTGCGCATCACGCACACCGGCGTCTGCCATACCGACGCCTTCACCCTGAGCGGCGACGATCCCGAGGGCCTGTTCCCCGCCGTGCTGGGCCACGAAGGCGCGGGCGTGGTGGTCGAAGTGGGCGAGGGCGTGACCTCGCTGCAACCCGGCGATCATGTCATCCCGCTCTACACGGCCGAATGCCGCGAATGCAAGTTCTGCCTGTCCGGCAAGACCAACCTGTGCCAGAAGGTCCGCGCCACGCAGGGCAAGGGCGTCATGCCCGACGGCAGCTCGCGCTTCAGCTATGAAGGCAAGCCGCTCTACCACTACATGGGCTGCTCGACCTTCAGCGAATACACCGTGGTCAACGAGATCTCGCTGGCCAAGATCAACCCGGCCGCGCCGCACGAAAAGGTCTGCCTGCTGGGCTGCGGCGTGACCACCGGCCTGGGCGCGGTCCACAACACCGCCAAGGTCAAGGAAGGCGACACCGTCGCCGTGTTCGGCCTGGGCGGCATCGGCCTGGCCGTGATCCAGGGCGCGGTGCAGGCCAAGGCCGGCCGCATCATCGCCATCGACACCAATCCCAACAAGTTCATCCTGGCCAGGGCCATGGGCGCGACCGACTGCGTCAACCCCAAGGACCACGACCGTCCCATCCAGGACGTGATCGTCGAGCTGACCGACGGCGGCGTGGACTTCTCGTTCGAATGCATCGGCAACGTCAACGTGATGCGCGCGGCGCTGGAATGCTGCCACAAGGGCTGGGGCGAGAGCATCATCATCGGCGTCGCCGGCGCCGGCCAAGAAATCAGCACGCGTCCGTTCCAGCTGGTCACGGGCCGCGTCTGGCGCGGCTCCGCCTTTGGCGGCGTCAAGGGCCGCACCCAGCTGCCCGGCATGGTCGAGGACGCCATGAGCGGCAAGATCGACCTGGATCCCTTCGTCACCCACACACTGCCGCTGGACCGCATCAACGAGGCCTTCGACCTGATGCACGAGGGCAAATCGATCCGCACCGTGATCCACTACTGA
- the hutC gene encoding histidine utilization repressor codes for MASNPTRLPVQPDALPAPLYARVKQMIAQQIRSGAWPAHYRVPSESELVEELGFSRMTINRALRELTAEGLLVRMQGVGTFVAQPKARSALFAVNNIADEIAARNHRHHSRVIRLAEEPAGNEQALMLEIREGQPVFHSVIVHYEDDLPIQLEDRYVNVKLAPDYLKQDFTQGTPYEYLTRVAPLTEGEHVVEAIRAKPRECQLLQIERDEPCLLIRRRTWSGERAVTLARLIHPGSRHRLEGKFTT; via the coding sequence GTGGCTTCCAACCCTACCCGATTGCCCGTCCAGCCAGACGCCCTGCCCGCCCCGCTGTATGCGCGGGTCAAGCAGATGATTGCCCAGCAGATCCGCAGCGGCGCCTGGCCCGCGCACTACCGCGTGCCGTCCGAAAGCGAGCTGGTCGAGGAACTGGGCTTCAGCCGCATGACCATCAACCGCGCCTTGCGCGAGCTGACCGCCGAAGGGCTGCTGGTGCGCATGCAGGGCGTGGGCACGTTCGTGGCGCAGCCCAAGGCCCGCTCGGCGCTGTTCGCGGTGAACAATATCGCCGACGAGATCGCGGCGCGCAATCATCGCCATCACAGCCGCGTGATCCGGCTGGCCGAGGAGCCCGCCGGCAACGAGCAGGCCCTGATGCTGGAGATCCGCGAAGGCCAGCCGGTGTTCCATTCGGTCATCGTGCACTACGAGGACGACCTGCCCATCCAGCTCGAGGACCGCTACGTCAACGTCAAGCTGGCGCCCGACTACCTCAAGCAGGATTTCACGCAGGGCACGCCCTATGAATATCTGACGCGCGTGGCCCCTCTGACCGAGGGCGAGCACGTGGTCGAGGCGATCCGCGCCAAGCCGCGCGAGTGCCAGCTGCTGCAGATCGAGCGCGACGAACCCTGTCTGTTGATCCGCCGGCGCACCTGGTCGGGCGAGCGCGCGGTCACGCTGGCTCGCCTGATCCATCCCGGATCGCGCCATCGTCTTGAAGGAAAATTCACCACATGA
- a CDS encoding amino acid permease, protein MQEVQSSELKRGLSARHIRFIALGSAIGTGLFYGSAKAIQAAGPSVLIAYLIAGAAVYMVMRALGEMAVHNPVAGSFGQYASQSLGPLAGFITGWTYTFEMIIVCLADVTAFGLYMGFWYPDVPQWIWVLAIVLLIGGLNLCTVKLFGELEFWLSLLKVAAIVAMIAGGLGIMLFGIGLSADAPATGVHNLWQNGGFMPNGIGGLIASLAVVVFAFGGIEIIGITAGEAKDPGRTIPRAINAVPLRILLFYVLTLFVLMAIFPWSQIGSQGSPFVQIFDQLGIPSAATILNIVVISAAVSAINSDIFGAGRMLYGMAQQGQAPRGFAAVSRRGVPWMTVVVMSAALLIGVVLNYLIPKDVFLLIASIATFATVWVWLMILLSQFNMRRKMDPREAAQLKFPVPLWPAGPILAIAFMVFVILVLGYFPNTQAALIVGAVWIALLCIAYRLWVLPQRKAAQARVPEQGAPQNPSRPLTQGSD, encoded by the coding sequence ATGCAAGAAGTGCAGAGCAGTGAGTTGAAGAGAGGGCTGAGCGCCCGGCACATCCGCTTCATCGCGCTGGGGTCGGCCATCGGCACCGGCCTGTTCTACGGCTCGGCCAAGGCCATCCAGGCCGCGGGCCCCTCGGTCCTGATCGCCTACCTGATCGCCGGCGCCGCCGTGTACATGGTGATGCGCGCGCTCGGGGAAATGGCGGTGCACAACCCGGTGGCCGGCTCCTTCGGCCAGTACGCCAGCCAGTCTCTGGGACCGCTGGCCGGCTTCATCACCGGCTGGACCTACACTTTCGAGATGATCATCGTCTGCCTGGCCGACGTCACGGCGTTCGGGCTGTACATGGGATTCTGGTATCCGGACGTGCCGCAGTGGATCTGGGTGCTGGCCATCGTGCTGCTGATCGGCGGGCTCAACCTGTGCACCGTCAAGCTGTTCGGCGAACTGGAATTCTGGCTGTCGCTGCTGAAAGTGGCCGCCATCGTCGCCATGATCGCCGGCGGACTGGGCATCATGCTGTTCGGCATCGGCCTGAGCGCGGACGCGCCGGCCACCGGCGTGCACAATCTCTGGCAGAACGGCGGCTTCATGCCCAACGGCATCGGCGGCTTGATCGCATCGCTGGCGGTGGTGGTGTTCGCTTTTGGCGGCATCGAGATCATCGGCATCACGGCCGGCGAGGCCAAGGACCCGGGCCGCACCATCCCGCGCGCCATCAACGCTGTGCCCCTGCGCATCCTGCTGTTCTACGTGCTGACGCTGTTCGTGCTGATGGCCATCTTCCCCTGGTCGCAGATCGGCAGCCAGGGCAGCCCCTTCGTGCAGATCTTCGACCAGCTGGGCATCCCGTCCGCCGCCACCATCCTGAACATCGTGGTGATATCGGCCGCCGTGTCGGCCATCAACAGCGACATCTTCGGCGCCGGACGCATGCTCTACGGCATGGCGCAGCAGGGCCAGGCGCCGCGCGGCTTCGCCGCCGTGTCGCGCCGTGGCGTGCCGTGGATGACGGTGGTGGTGATGTCGGCCGCGCTGCTGATCGGCGTGGTGCTGAACTATCTGATCCCGAAGGATGTGTTCCTGTTGATCGCTTCCATCGCCACCTTCGCCACGGTCTGGGTCTGGCTGATGATCCTGCTGTCGCAATTCAACATGCGCCGAAAGATGGACCCTAGGGAGGCCGCGCAGCTCAAGTTCCCGGTGCCGCTGTGGCCGGCCGGCCCGATCCTGGCGATCGCCTTCATGGTCTTCGTGATCCTGGTGCTGGGCTACTTCCCCAACACGCAGGCCGCGCTTATCGTGGGAGCCGTGTGGATCGCGCTGCTGTGCATCGCCTATCGCCTGTGGGTGCTGCCGCAGCGCAAGGCGGCGCAGGCGCGCGTCCCGGAGCAGGGCGCGCCGCAAAACCCGTCTCGGCCGCTGACGCAGGGCTCGGACTGA
- a CDS encoding metal-sensing transcriptional repressor produces the protein MPHSPQEKKRVTTRLRRIQGQALALERAVNDGTECGALLQQLAALRGAATGLMAEVLESHLRETFAQSAQAPAPTADADAEIDQIMRIVRTYLK, from the coding sequence GTGCCCCACAGCCCGCAAGAGAAAAAGCGCGTCACGACGCGCCTGCGCCGCATCCAGGGCCAGGCCCTGGCGCTGGAGCGCGCCGTCAACGACGGCACGGAATGCGGCGCGCTGCTGCAACAGCTGGCGGCCCTGCGCGGCGCGGCCACCGGGCTGATGGCCGAAGTGCTGGAAAGCCATCTGCGCGAAACCTTCGCGCAATCGGCCCAGGCGCCCGCCCCGACCGCCGACGCCGACGCCGAGATCGACCAGATCATGCGCATCGTCCGCACTTATCTCAAATGA
- a CDS encoding HutD family protein, with amino-acid sequence MTQFDARLYRARDYPRMPWRNGGGTTQEVACNPGGSTAGFEWRLSIADVGQDGGFSAFDGFQRIITVLEGAGIELTVDGRREPPLGPRRAYAFRGDAKVDCRLLDGPIRDFNLFYAPARWQARLQWLNASCVFHSSARAVLLLNASDAPLALAVDGARHELPSRHDCLHIETAGGLAEYRIEPATASAALDACLIELLPVAA; translated from the coding sequence ATGACCCAGTTCGACGCGCGCCTGTACCGGGCGCGGGACTATCCGCGCATGCCGTGGCGCAACGGCGGCGGCACCACCCAGGAAGTGGCCTGCAATCCCGGCGGCAGCACGGCCGGCTTTGAATGGCGCCTGTCCATCGCGGACGTGGGGCAGGATGGCGGCTTTTCGGCCTTCGACGGCTTCCAGCGCATCATCACCGTGCTGGAAGGCGCGGGCATCGAGCTGACTGTCGACGGTCGTCGCGAGCCGCCGCTGGGACCGCGCCGCGCCTATGCCTTCCGTGGCGACGCCAAGGTGGACTGCCGCCTGCTGGACGGCCCCATCCGCGACTTCAACCTGTTTTACGCGCCGGCGCGCTGGCAGGCCCGCCTGCAATGGTTGAACGCATCCTGCGTGTTCCACAGCTCGGCCCGCGCCGTGCTGCTGCTGAACGCGTCCGACGCGCCGCTGGCGCTGGCCGTTGACGGCGCGCGCCACGAGCTGCCGTCGCGGCATGACTGCCTGCACATCGAAACGGCCGGTGGCCTGGCCGAATATCGCATCGAGCCGGCGACGGCGTCCGCCGCGCTGGACGCCTGCCTGATCGAGCTGCTGCCCGTCGCTGCCTGA
- a CDS encoding cytosine permease, translated as MATPVGSERAPLIERRSIDYIPESERHGKLYSQFTLWMGANLQITAIVTGALAVVLGGDVFWSLVGLLVGQLFGGAIMALHAAQGPRLGLPQMISSRVQFGVYGAAIPIALVCVMYLGFTATGTVLSGQAIGQLLGVSDSAGILMFAAAIVLATVFGYRVIHIIGRVATLLGIVAFVYLFSRVMALADVGELLANRHFTWGSFLLSVSLAASWQIAFGPYVADYSRYLPSRTSSARTFLAVGLGSVAGAQIAMVLGVLAAAMAPGQFAGREVAYIVGLGGTGKIAALLYFSIAFGKITISTLNSYGSFMCIATIISGFRGSIEVTHRQRVVAVLLIVGAATAVALIGQHSFLGAFKSFILFLLAFFTPWSAVNLVDYYFVNRERYDVPALADPDGRYGRWNMTGLTAYAVGVLVQMPFISTKLYTGPLVQHLGGVDISWIIGLIVPGILYYLLARNGASAARRHATSGGHDIA; from the coding sequence ATGGCGACACCAGTCGGATCGGAACGGGCGCCGCTCATCGAGCGGCGTTCGATCGACTACATTCCGGAATCGGAGCGGCACGGCAAGCTCTACAGCCAGTTCACGCTGTGGATGGGCGCCAACCTGCAGATCACGGCCATCGTCACCGGCGCCCTGGCGGTGGTGCTGGGCGGCGACGTGTTCTGGTCGCTGGTGGGCCTGCTGGTGGGCCAGCTGTTCGGCGGCGCCATCATGGCGCTGCACGCCGCGCAGGGGCCGCGACTGGGCCTGCCGCAGATGATCTCCAGCCGGGTGCAGTTCGGCGTCTACGGCGCGGCGATTCCCATCGCGCTGGTCTGCGTCATGTACCTGGGCTTCACCGCCACCGGCACCGTGCTGTCCGGCCAGGCCATCGGCCAGCTGCTGGGCGTGAGCGACAGCGCCGGCATCCTGATGTTCGCCGCCGCCATCGTGCTGGCCACCGTGTTCGGCTACCGCGTCATCCACATCATCGGCCGGGTGGCGACGCTGCTGGGCATCGTCGCCTTCGTCTACCTGTTCAGCCGCGTTATGGCGCTGGCCGATGTGGGCGAGCTGCTGGCCAACCGCCATTTCACCTGGGGCTCGTTCCTGCTGTCGGTGTCACTGGCGGCCTCCTGGCAGATCGCTTTCGGGCCGTATGTGGCCGATTACTCGCGCTACCTGCCCAGCCGCACGTCTTCGGCCAGGACTTTCCTGGCGGTGGGCCTGGGTTCGGTGGCGGGCGCGCAGATCGCGATGGTGCTGGGCGTGCTGGCCGCGGCCATGGCGCCGGGTCAGTTCGCCGGCCGTGAAGTGGCCTATATCGTGGGCCTGGGCGGCACCGGCAAGATCGCCGCGCTGCTGTATTTCAGCATCGCCTTCGGCAAGATCACTATTTCGACGCTGAACTCCTACGGCAGCTTCATGTGCATCGCCACCATCATCAGCGGCTTTCGTGGAAGCATCGAAGTCACGCACCGGCAGCGCGTGGTTGCCGTGCTGCTGATCGTGGGCGCGGCCACGGCCGTCGCGCTGATCGGGCAGCACAGCTTCCTGGGCGCGTTCAAGTCCTTCATCCTGTTCCTGCTGGCCTTCTTCACGCCCTGGAGCGCGGTCAACCTGGTGGACTATTACTTCGTGAACCGCGAGCGCTATGACGTGCCGGCGCTGGCCGACCCCGACGGACGCTACGGCCGCTGGAACATGACGGGCCTCACCGCCTACGCCGTCGGCGTGCTGGTGCAGATGCCCTTCATCTCGACCAAGCTCTACACCGGCCCCCTGGTCCAGCACCTGGGCGGCGTGGATATTTCCTGGATCATCGGCCTGATCGTGCCGGGCATCCTGTACTACCTGCTGGCCCGCAACGGCGCGTCGGCTGCGCGCCGCCACGCCACGAGCGGCGGCCACGACATTGCATGA
- the hutU gene encoding urocanate hydratase, whose protein sequence is MEKSKRYRDVEIRAPRGKQLTAKSWLTEAPLRMLMNNLDPDVAENPRELVVYGGIGRAARDWDCYDRIVESLKNLNEDETLLVQSGKPVGVFKTHANAPRVLIANSNLVPHWATWEHFNELDARGLAMYGQMTAGSWIYIGSQGIVQGTYETFVEAGRQHYDGKLAGRWVLTAGLGGMGGAQPLAATLAGACSLNIECQQSSIDFRLRTRYVDEQAADLDDALARIARYTKEGRAISIALCGNAAEILPELVRRGVRPDMVTDQTSAHDPLNGYLPVGWTWAEYRERAKSEPAAVVKAAKQSMARHVRAMLEFQKQGVPTFDYGNNIRQMAKEEGVDNAFDFPGFVPAYIRPLFCRGVGPFRWAALSGDPQDIYKTDAKVKELIPDDAHLHRWLDMARERISFQGLPARICWVGLGQRARLGLAFNEMVRSGELSAPIVIGRDHLDSGSVASPNRETEAMRDGSDAVSDWPLLNALLNTASGATWVSLHHGGGVGMGFSQHSGMVIVCDGTDAAAERIARVLTNDPGTGVMRHADAGYEIAIDCAREQGLNLPMITGR, encoded by the coding sequence ATGGAAAAATCGAAACGCTACCGCGACGTCGAGATCCGCGCCCCGCGCGGCAAGCAGCTGACGGCCAAGAGCTGGCTGACCGAGGCGCCGTTGCGCATGCTGATGAACAACCTCGATCCGGACGTGGCCGAGAACCCCAGGGAGCTGGTGGTCTATGGCGGCATCGGCCGCGCCGCGCGCGACTGGGACTGCTACGACCGCATCGTCGAGTCGCTGAAGAACCTGAACGAGGACGAAACCCTGCTGGTGCAGTCCGGCAAGCCGGTGGGCGTGTTCAAGACCCACGCGAACGCGCCGCGCGTGCTGATCGCCAACTCCAACCTGGTGCCGCATTGGGCCACCTGGGAACACTTCAACGAGCTGGACGCGCGCGGCCTGGCCATGTACGGCCAGATGACCGCCGGCAGCTGGATCTATATCGGCAGCCAGGGCATCGTGCAGGGCACTTACGAGACCTTCGTCGAAGCCGGTCGCCAGCATTACGACGGCAAGCTCGCGGGCCGCTGGGTGCTGACCGCCGGCCTGGGCGGCATGGGCGGCGCGCAGCCGCTGGCCGCCACGCTGGCCGGCGCCTGCTCGCTGAACATCGAATGCCAGCAGAGCAGCATCGACTTCCGCCTGCGTACCCGCTATGTCGACGAGCAGGCCGCCGATCTGGACGACGCGCTGGCACGCATCGCCCGCTACACCAAGGAAGGTCGCGCGATCTCGATCGCGCTGTGCGGCAATGCCGCCGAGATCCTGCCGGAACTGGTGCGGCGCGGCGTGCGTCCGGACATGGTCACCGACCAGACCAGCGCCCATGATCCGCTCAACGGCTATCTGCCCGTCGGCTGGACCTGGGCCGAATACCGCGAACGCGCGAAAAGCGAGCCGGCCGCCGTGGTCAAGGCGGCCAAGCAGTCCATGGCCCGGCACGTGCGCGCCATGCTCGAATTCCAGAAGCAGGGCGTGCCCACCTTCGACTACGGCAACAACATCCGCCAGATGGCCAAGGAAGAAGGCGTGGACAATGCCTTCGACTTCCCCGGCTTCGTGCCCGCATATATCCGCCCGCTGTTCTGCCGTGGCGTCGGCCCGTTCCGCTGGGCCGCGCTGTCCGGCGATCCGCAGGACATCTACAAGACCGACGCCAAGGTCAAGGAACTGATTCCCGACGATGCGCACCTGCACCGCTGGCTGGACATGGCGCGCGAACGCATCAGCTTCCAGGGCCTGCCGGCGCGCATCTGCTGGGTCGGCCTGGGCCAGCGCGCCAGGCTTGGCCTGGCCTTCAACGAGATGGTGCGCAGCGGCGAGCTGTCCGCGCCCATCGTGATCGGCCGCGATCATCTGGACTCCGGTTCGGTGGCCAGCCCCAACCGTGAAACCGAGGCCATGCGCGACGGTTCCGACGCCGTGTCCGACTGGCCGCTGCTCAACGCGCTGTTGAACACCGCCAGCGGCGCCACCTGGGTGTCGCTGCATCACGGCGGCGGCGTGGGCATGGGCTTTTCGCAGCATTCGGGCATGGTCATCGTCTGCGACGGCACCGACGCCGCCGCCGAGCGCATCGCCCGCGTGCTGACCAATGACCCGGGCACCGGCGTCATGCGCCATGCCGACGCGGGCTACGAGATCGCGATCGACTGCGCCCGCGAGCAGGGTCTGAACCTGCCGATGATCACGGGCCGCTGA
- the hutI gene encoding imidazolonepropionase, producing the protein MKQVWRNCHAATMQGGAYSIIERAAIVTEDGRIAWIGPEAEMPLDGSAAVQDLGGAWVTPGLVDCHTHLVFGGNRSLEFEQRLQGVDYAEIAARGGGIASTVRATRAATEDELYLDASRRALHLLRDGVTTLEVKSGYGLDLPNERKMLRVARRLGRSLPLTVRATCLAAHALPPEFTGRPDDYIDEVARRMLPVLAAEGLVDAVDAFCEHLAFSPAQVERVFQSAAHLGLPVKLHAEQLSSLHGATLAARHGALSADHLEYLTESDVLAMAQAGTVAVLLPGAFYALRETRLPPVDLLRRHGVPIAISTDLNPGTSPALSLRLMLSMACTLFRLTPEEALAGATLHGARALGLETTHGTLEAGKAADFVAWSIDHPSELAYWIGGELPRRVVRHGQQVYATAPDAAA; encoded by the coding sequence ATGAAACAGGTCTGGCGCAACTGCCATGCCGCCACGATGCAAGGCGGCGCGTACTCGATCATCGAGCGCGCGGCCATCGTCACCGAGGACGGGCGCATTGCCTGGATCGGCCCCGAGGCCGAGATGCCGCTGGATGGCTCGGCGGCCGTGCAGGACCTGGGCGGCGCCTGGGTCACGCCGGGCCTGGTCGATTGCCACACCCACCTGGTGTTCGGCGGCAACCGCAGCCTGGAGTTCGAGCAGCGCCTGCAGGGCGTGGACTATGCCGAGATCGCCGCGCGCGGCGGCGGCATCGCCAGCACGGTGCGCGCCACGCGCGCCGCCACCGAGGACGAGCTGTATCTGGATGCGAGCCGGCGCGCGCTGCACCTGCTGCGCGACGGCGTGACCACGCTGGAGGTCAAGTCCGGCTACGGCCTGGACCTGCCCAACGAGCGCAAGATGCTGCGCGTGGCGCGCCGCCTGGGCCGCTCGCTGCCGCTGACGGTGCGCGCCACCTGCCTGGCGGCGCACGCGCTGCCGCCCGAGTTCACGGGCCGGCCGGACGACTACATCGACGAGGTCGCCCGCCGCATGCTGCCCGTGCTGGCGGCGGAAGGGTTGGTGGACGCCGTGGACGCCTTCTGTGAGCACCTGGCGTTCTCGCCGGCGCAGGTCGAGCGGGTGTTCCAGAGCGCGGCGCACCTGGGCCTGCCGGTCAAGCTGCATGCCGAGCAGCTGTCTTCACTGCACGGCGCCACGCTGGCGGCGCGCCACGGCGCGCTGTCGGCCGATCACCTTGAATACCTGACCGAGAGCGATGTGCTGGCCATGGCGCAGGCAGGCACCGTGGCGGTGCTGCTGCCGGGCGCGTTTTACGCGCTGCGCGAAACCCGGCTGCCGCCGGTGGATCTGCTGCGCCGCCACGGCGTGCCGATAGCCATTTCCACCGACCTCAATCCGGGTACCTCGCCGGCGCTGTCGCTGCGCCTGATGCTGAGCATGGCCTGCACGCTGTTCCGCCTGACGCCGGAGGAAGCGCTGGCCGGCGCCACCCTCCATGGGGCCCGCGCGCTGGGATTGGAGACCACGCATGGCACGCTGGAAGCGGGCAAGGCGGCGGACTTCGTGGCCTGGAGCATCGATCATCCGTCGGAGCTGGCCTACTGGATTGGCGGCGAATTGCCCAGGCGCGTCGTCCGGCATGGGCAGCAGGTGTACGCGACGGCGCCGGACGCGGCGGCCTGA